The Ignavibacteriota bacterium genome window below encodes:
- a CDS encoding phosphatidylserine decarboxylase has product MITRYGYVVLIQPVREEEFIGGEAVQVSIFMSPLNVHVNRWPVNGTVRFFRHIPGEYIVAMDEKSSTRNERTLIGVEHAGGKLLFKQIAGFIARRIVAPVQVGDSAVAGQRFGMIKFGSRVDVLLQPGAAINVKIGDKTVAGKPYWPV; this is encoded by the coding sequence TTGATCACCCGCTACGGGTACGTGGTCCTGATCCAGCCCGTCCGTGAGGAGGAATTCATCGGAGGTGAAGCGGTCCAGGTCAGTATCTTCATGTCTCCCCTGAATGTGCATGTGAACAGGTGGCCGGTGAATGGGACCGTCCGCTTCTTCCGCCACATCCCGGGCGAGTACATCGTTGCGATGGATGAAAAATCGTCGACCAGGAACGAACGTACCCTGATCGGCGTGGAGCATGCCGGTGGCAAGCTCCTGTTCAAACAGATCGCCGGATTCATCGCGCGTCGGATCGTCGCGCCCGTTCAGGTCGGGGACAGCGCCGTTGCCGGACAGCGATTCGGCATGATCAAATTCGGGTCCCGCGTGGACGTCCTCCTGCAGCCCGGTGCCGCCATCAATGTGAAGATCGGCGACAAGACCGTGGCAGGGAAACCGTACTGGCCCGTCTGA
- the pssA gene encoding CDP-diacylglycerol--serine O-phosphatidyltransferase: MPASWFIVLAAGFDSLDGIMARITKSSSQFGVEIDSLSDVVSFGAAPAFLAYQFALVQLGNVGIFLSSLLMIFAGLRLARFNVQLVGFDKDHFVGLPVPASGITVASFVLNVQNGVVGFSNTGLAVLPWLSVVLALLMVSKVRYDTLPKISKKAIKKEPWKFVFGVLAVIVVVVTSGNAIFPLLIAFIVLGMIRWVVTFIRRIANGRSQFEEEEHVGAIHGSNPDGRMPQCFVRSYR; this comes from the coding sequence ATGCCGGCGTCATGGTTCATCGTTCTTGCGGCGGGCTTCGATTCCCTTGACGGCATCATGGCGCGCATCACCAAGAGCTCCTCGCAATTCGGCGTAGAGATCGACTCGCTCTCCGATGTCGTGTCGTTCGGCGCCGCACCGGCATTTCTCGCCTATCAGTTCGCCCTGGTGCAGCTCGGGAACGTCGGTATCTTCCTCAGTTCGCTCCTCATGATCTTTGCGGGCCTGCGCCTCGCCCGCTTCAACGTCCAGCTCGTCGGGTTCGACAAGGATCATTTTGTCGGCCTGCCGGTCCCGGCCAGCGGGATCACGGTGGCATCGTTCGTCCTCAATGTCCAGAATGGCGTCGTCGGTTTCTCCAACACCGGGCTTGCGGTGCTTCCCTGGCTTTCCGTCGTCCTCGCCCTGCTGATGGTCAGCAAGGTCCGCTACGATACGCTCCCGAAGATCTCGAAGAAAGCCATCAAGAAAGAGCCATGGAAATTCGTCTTCGGCGTGCTGGCCGTGATCGTGGTCGTTGTCACGAGCGGCAACGCCATCTTCCCACTGCTGATCGCTTTCATCGTTCTCGGCATGATCCGCTGGGTCGTGACGTTCATCCGGCGCATCGCGAACGGACGTTCGCAGTTCGAAGAAGAAGAGCATGTGGGAGCCATTCACGGATCGAATCCTGACGGGAGGATGCCCCAGTGTTTCGTGCGGTCATACAGATAA
- the tatA gene encoding twin-arginine translocase TatA/TatE family subunit produces the protein MGNLGTTEIILIALVFVIFFGAKKIPELAQGLGKGIREFRKAAREVQEDVDTDGKKIDARSSESKG, from the coding sequence ATGGGCAATCTGGGCACAACCGAGATCATTCTTATCGCGCTGGTGTTCGTCATTTTCTTCGGCGCCAAGAAGATCCCCGAACTCGCACAGGGCCTGGGCAAGGGTATCCGCGAGTTCCGCAAGGCCGCTCGCGAAGTGCAGGAGGATGTCGATACCGATGGCAAGAAGATCGACGCCCGTTCATCGGAATCCAAAGGATAA
- a CDS encoding twin-arginine translocase TatA/TatE family subunit translates to MLFDNIGGSELLVIVLVMFLFFGPKKLPDGRE, encoded by the coding sequence GTGCTGTTCGACAACATCGGCGGCTCCGAACTCCTTGTCATCGTGCTCGTGATGTTCCTGTTCTTCGGCCCCAAGAAGCTGCCGGATGGCCGCGAATAA
- a CDS encoding twin-arginine translocase TatA/TatE family subunit → MAANNIGRAMREFKNAMRGPQDDLDKSTKID, encoded by the coding sequence ATGGCCGCGAATAACATCGGCAGGGCGATGCGCGAGTTCAAGAATGCCATGCGCGGGCCTCAGGACGATCTGGACAAATCGACCAAGATCGACTGA